One Sediminicola sp. YIK13 DNA segment encodes these proteins:
- a CDS encoding DUF4251 domain-containing protein: MKPNFKYVVILMAGITIGCGTSSTTVKSTKQKLEELVRAKSFQIECDWAVPLMTNSLNSISNAGFLPLGSTGNQINLIGNPNFLKVEGDTISAYLPYFGERQMGGAYSNSDNAIQFKGIPKNYEVMEDRKTGSKEISFNINNKTESFRVFITLSPNLTSNINVNSSERFSIRYRGDVMSIPSE, from the coding sequence ATGAAACCAAATTTTAAGTATGTAGTCATATTGATGGCAGGAATAACCATCGGTTGTGGTACTTCCTCAACAACGGTAAAATCCACTAAACAAAAACTAGAGGAATTGGTCAGAGCCAAATCCTTTCAAATTGAATGTGATTGGGCGGTACCCTTAATGACCAACAGTTTAAATAGTATCTCCAACGCCGGATTTTTACCACTGGGTAGTACGGGCAATCAGATAAATCTTATTGGAAACCCTAATTTTTTAAAAGTGGAGGGCGATACCATCTCTGCGTATCTTCCTTATTTTGGAGAGCGTCAAATGGGTGGAGCCTATTCCAACAGTGATAATGCCATCCAATTTAAAGGCATCCCAAAAAATTATGAAGTAATGGAGGACAGAAAGACAGGAAGCAAGGAAATAAGCTTTAACATAAACAATAAAACAGAATCATTTAGAGTGTTTATCACGCTGTCTCCCAATCTGACCAGCAATATAAACGTGAATAGTTCCGAACGATTTTCAATACGATATAGGGGTGATGTAATGTCCATTCCAAGTGAATAA
- a CDS encoding BtpA/SgcQ family protein, with product MDKFKTVFNGIKPIIGMIHLKALPGTPKNSLNSSEIIKAALEEADIYIKAGIDAIMIENMNDVPYLKGNVGHEISSLMTLIGHLIKQKTQLPVGIQILAGANMEALAAAKAAGLDFIRAEGFVFAHLADEGFIEAQAGELLRYRKNINAEEIAIFTDIKKKHSSHAITNDVPLLDTARAAQFFLSDGMVITGSHTGVSASVEELNSLKDLVSPVLIGSGITKNNVADFWPLCDGMIVGSYFKKAGNWENELEYKRISEFMKLVKKL from the coding sequence ATGGATAAATTTAAAACAGTCTTTAATGGAATAAAGCCCATAATAGGCATGATCCATCTTAAGGCCCTACCAGGCACTCCAAAAAATTCTCTGAATTCTTCCGAAATTATAAAGGCAGCTTTAGAGGAGGCGGATATCTATATAAAGGCAGGGATTGATGCCATCATGATAGAAAACATGAATGATGTTCCCTATCTCAAAGGAAATGTGGGTCATGAGATCAGCTCCCTGATGACCTTAATTGGGCATCTCATAAAACAAAAGACCCAATTACCCGTAGGTATCCAAATTTTGGCCGGGGCCAATATGGAAGCATTGGCTGCTGCCAAAGCAGCTGGACTCGATTTTATTCGCGCAGAGGGTTTTGTATTCGCCCACCTGGCAGATGAGGGGTTTATTGAGGCCCAAGCAGGGGAGTTGCTACGCTATAGAAAAAATATAAATGCTGAAGAAATAGCAATATTTACAGATATAAAAAAGAAACACAGCTCCCATGCTATCACTAATGATGTCCCTTTATTGGACACCGCTAGGGCTGCACAATTTTTCCTGAGTGATGGAATGGTCATTACCGGTAGCCATACTGGGGTTTCGGCTTCGGTTGAAGAATTAAATTCCTTAAAAGATCTCGTATCACCTGTCCTTATCGGCTCCGGTATTACAAAAAACAATGTTGCTGATTTTTGGCCCCTTTGCGATGGGATGATCGTTGGCTCCTATTTCAAAAAAGCGGGGAACTGGGAAAATGAATTGGAATACAAACGTATTTCAGAGTTCATGAAACTCGTTAAAAAATTATAA
- a CDS encoding carbohydrate kinase family protein, with the protein MSNIPKVTVIGASNVDLIGLASEKLIYEDSNVGSIDTILGGVGRNIAENLKHLGLNVDFLSVFADDEFSKTLKRSCEDLGISIEHSLTVKGGNTPLYVAIMDHYRDLALALSSMEIYDTIPDSFILDKLDVIAQNEFCIVETNLPVSILELVTERLPNVKFALEAVSAKKALKAKSVIDRLHILKCNAKEAELLSNMTVQYESDYEKMIEHFLGMGVKKVFITLGKDGVAYGDQNEIFINKNNILVPVNTIGAGDAFMAGLIYGETKGMDLYDMVNFGTGCAQITIQHKNAVHPEICEEMVLKTMQ; encoded by the coding sequence ATGTCCAATATTCCAAAAGTAACAGTAATTGGTGCTTCCAACGTTGATTTAATAGGTCTAGCTTCGGAAAAATTAATTTATGAGGATTCCAATGTTGGTTCGATTGACACTATACTAGGAGGGGTTGGTCGCAATATTGCTGAAAACCTAAAACATTTAGGGTTAAATGTTGATTTTCTAAGTGTATTTGCTGACGATGAGTTTTCTAAAACTTTAAAAAGATCCTGTGAGGATTTAGGCATCTCTATTGAACATAGTTTAACGGTCAAAGGTGGTAATACACCACTATATGTAGCAATCATGGACCATTACCGTGATTTGGCTTTGGCCCTTTCCTCCATGGAAATTTACGATACCATACCCGATAGTTTTATTTTGGATAAGTTGGACGTTATCGCCCAAAATGAATTTTGTATTGTAGAGACCAATCTTCCTGTTTCTATCTTGGAACTCGTCACGGAAAGACTTCCCAATGTCAAATTTGCCCTAGAAGCTGTTTCTGCAAAAAAGGCCTTAAAAGCAAAATCTGTCATAGATAGGTTACACATATTAAAATGCAATGCCAAGGAGGCGGAATTGCTAAGTAATATGACCGTTCAATATGAAAGTGACTATGAAAAGATGATTGAACATTTTTTGGGGATGGGAGTGAAAAAAGTTTTCATTACCCTCGGTAAAGATGGCGTGGCCTATGGGGACCAAAATGAAATCTTCATCAACAAAAACAATATACTTGTTCCAGTCAATACCATTGGAGCTGGGGATGCCTTTATGGCTGGACTCATCTATGGAGAAACGAAGGGAATGGATCTTTATGACATGGTTAATTTTGGAACTGGCTGTGCCCAGATCACAATTCAACATAAAAACGCGGTCCATCCTGAAATATGCGAGGAAATGGTTTTAAAAACCATGCAATGA
- a CDS encoding pseudouridine-5'-phosphate glycosidase: MIADILDIQSEVSNAINEGLPIVALESTIISHGMPYPQNLETALQVEQILRDTGVVPATTAVLNGKLKVGLTTNELVHIAKSGSKITKASRRDLPFLLSKNIDGATTVASTMIAAQLAGISIMATGGIGGVHRGASESFDISADLQELAHTNVAVVCAGIKSVLDIGLTLEYLETHGVPIIGYKTSELPAFHTQKSGFKVTCQMESAKEIAHMLKVKWSLTLNGGVIIANPIPKEKELSSEVMHKAIEEALLEEQKLGIKGKESTPFLLGKVKELTSGSSLMANIELVYNNARVAAAIAKEYTAQM; this comes from the coding sequence ATGATTGCAGACATCCTTGACATTCAATCGGAGGTAAGTAACGCTATAAATGAAGGCTTGCCCATTGTAGCATTGGAATCTACAATAATCTCGCATGGCATGCCCTATCCACAAAATTTGGAAACTGCTTTACAAGTGGAGCAAATCCTGAGAGATACCGGGGTTGTTCCTGCAACTACTGCCGTACTTAACGGGAAGCTCAAAGTGGGGTTAACCACAAATGAACTTGTACACATAGCCAAATCGGGCTCAAAAATCACAAAAGCAAGCCGTAGGGATCTTCCATTCCTTTTATCAAAAAACATAGATGGGGCCACAACAGTGGCGTCCACAATGATTGCTGCCCAATTGGCCGGAATTTCTATCATGGCCACTGGGGGAATCGGAGGGGTTCACCGAGGGGCTTCTGAAAGCTTCGACATTTCAGCGGATCTACAAGAGTTGGCCCATACCAACGTAGCAGTAGTCTGCGCTGGGATCAAATCCGTTTTGGATATTGGTTTGACCTTGGAATACCTGGAAACTCATGGGGTACCCATAATCGGTTATAAAACCTCTGAATTACCGGCATTCCACACCCAAAAGAGTGGCTTTAAAGTAACTTGCCAAATGGAAAGTGCCAAAGAAATTGCTCACATGTTAAAAGTAAAATGGAGCCTTACTTTAAATGGGGGCGTCATTATTGCCAATCCCATCCCCAAGGAAAAGGAATTGTCATCTGAAGTAATGCATAAGGCTATTGAAGAGGCACTTTTGGAAGAGCAGAAGTTAGGAATAAAAGGAAAGGAAAGTACTCCGTTCCTTTTGGGAAAGGTAAAAGAATTGACCAGCGGCTCCAGTCTAATGGCCAATATTGAGTTGGTGTATAACAATGCAAGAGTAGCTGCGGCCATTGCCAAGGAATACACTGCCCAGATGTAA
- a CDS encoding pseudouridine synthase — protein sequence MPVTKHLHFKIHKPFGMLSQMGSNDPKEVRSKQFLGELFNFPEGIMPIGRLDAKSEGLLLMTTDGKLSDTINRSGVEKEYYVQLDGEITDKEIADLQTGVEIGFGGKKYNTKPCRVHKINTPHLLPPPDHKLRIGRHRPTSWISIVLTEGKFRQVRKMTAAVGYPTLRLVRVRIGSITLRDLIPGAVAEIKVPF from the coding sequence ATGCCAGTAACAAAACACCTTCATTTTAAAATACACAAACCTTTTGGCATGTTGAGTCAGATGGGTTCCAATGATCCCAAGGAGGTTCGGAGTAAGCAATTCTTGGGGGAGCTTTTTAATTTTCCTGAAGGGATTATGCCTATTGGCCGTTTGGATGCGAAATCGGAAGGGTTGCTGCTAATGACCACAGATGGTAAATTAAGTGATACCATTAACCGATCCGGGGTAGAGAAAGAATATTACGTCCAATTGGATGGGGAGATCACCGATAAAGAGATTGCAGACTTGCAAACTGGGGTAGAAATTGGTTTTGGCGGTAAAAAGTACAATACTAAACCATGCAGGGTTCATAAAATCAATACCCCTCACCTACTTCCTCCACCAGATCATAAACTGCGAATAGGAAGGCATAGGCCTACCTCATGGATCAGTATTGTATTGACCGAGGGTAAGTTTCGACAGGTGCGTAAAATGACTGCGGCTGTGGGTTACCCTACTTTGAGATTGGTGAGGGTAAGAATAGGGAGTATAACTTTAAGAGATCTTATCCCCGGTGCTGTAGCGGAAATAAAGGTTCCATTTTAA
- a CDS encoding GreA/GreB family elongation factor has protein sequence MSRAFVKEDDQEEIPRISPRAHLPAGEINYVTPVGLQKLMDERAVLLHERSTLDIGDPNERRIALLVLNGKLQLLNDRINSARPIDLGSQDKESIRFGAQIQLKVQGTGKSQTLQIVGVDEADISKGKIAFTSPLAKILNHKKVGEEAILKLENGNRVFEILNIEYP, from the coding sequence ATGAGTAGAGCCTTTGTTAAGGAAGATGACCAAGAAGAAATACCTAGAATTTCCCCAAGAGCACACTTGCCAGCAGGGGAGATCAATTATGTAACCCCAGTGGGATTACAGAAGCTAATGGATGAAAGGGCAGTGCTGTTACATGAGCGCAGTACATTGGACATTGGCGACCCCAATGAAAGAAGAATTGCATTATTGGTTCTGAACGGGAAACTCCAATTGTTAAATGACCGAATAAATAGTGCCAGACCTATTGACCTCGGAAGTCAAGACAAGGAAAGTATAAGGTTTGGAGCACAGATACAATTAAAAGTCCAAGGAACAGGAAAATCACAAACGCTTCAGATCGTAGGCGTAGATGAGGCTGATATCTCTAAGGGTAAAATAGCATTTACTTCACCATTGGCCAAGATCCTGAACCATAAAAAGGTAGGGGAAGAGGCAATCCTAAAATTAGAGAATGGCAATAGAGTCTTCGAAATCCTTAATATAGAATATCCCTAA
- a CDS encoding 3-keto-disaccharide hydrolase, whose translation MKKLIFLCAEVLILVGCNTQTTVPLFNGQNQEGWHVDVPEMDTLSNTINPFIVRDGNLVSLGTPRGHLITDADYKEYRLDIEYRFTGEPGNCGILVHASTPRALYKMFPKSIEVQMEHENAGDFWVIVEDITADNMVERRGPKESWGIIEGTNRRIENLKNGLEKPLGEWNSMVIECFENKIKVWVNGTLANHGYNATVSSGQIAVQAEGSEVEFRKLELTPITELSDDLE comes from the coding sequence ATGAAAAAACTCATATTTCTTTGCGCTGAAGTTTTAATATTAGTTGGGTGTAATACCCAAACAACTGTTCCGCTTTTTAATGGCCAGAACCAAGAGGGCTGGCATGTGGATGTCCCCGAAATGGACACCCTATCAAATACCATTAATCCCTTTATTGTTCGAGATGGTAACTTAGTGAGTCTAGGTACGCCAAGAGGCCATCTCATCACCGATGCTGACTATAAAGAATACAGATTGGATATTGAGTACCGCTTCACAGGAGAACCGGGGAATTGCGGAATTTTGGTACACGCTTCCACCCCAAGGGCTCTTTACAAGATGTTCCCAAAATCTATTGAGGTACAAATGGAACATGAAAATGCAGGTGACTTTTGGGTAATAGTGGAAGATATTACTGCCGATAATATGGTAGAACGAAGAGGTCCCAAGGAATCATGGGGTATCATCGAAGGTACAAACAGACGTATTGAAAACTTGAAGAACGGTTTGGAAAAACCCTTGGGTGAATGGAATTCCATGGTGATCGAATGTTTTGAAAATAAAATAAAAGTTTGGGTCAACGGTACCTTGGCCAACCATGGGTACAATGCAACGGTGAGCAGTGGACAGATTGCCGTGCAAGCAGAAGGATCGGAGGTAGAGTTCAGGAAATTGGAACTCACCCCAATCACTGAACTTAGTGATGACCTAGAGTAG
- a CDS encoding D-TA family PLP-dependent enzyme, with product MTPGNLSSNWYLINNVSELDSPSIALYKDRLLFNIHKMKAMVGDDVSRLMPHVKTNKMPKVIALMISNGITRFKASTIAEAEMAAQEGAHEVLIAHQLVGPKVDRFVSLIEHYPNTVFSTLTDNIASAQRLNVVALNNKLRIEIFIDINNGMDRSGIEMGAGLDELLLEVNNLKNLYFRGLHVYDGHLRNSDFQKRKEEIEHGLKNVNALYAQLKKKDPNRQLICGGTPSFTAHLLEESRICSPGTCLFWDWGYGDKLGEQEFKYAALLITRVISKPKKGIITLDLGHKGIAAENPIQNRVRILNLSDYELLSQSEEHGVFKVKEWDKIKVGDVFYGVPYHICPTINLYDEAAVIENGNKVDTWQITARKRKINI from the coding sequence ATGACCCCTGGCAATTTATCTTCAAACTGGTACCTTATCAACAATGTGTCGGAACTGGATTCCCCTTCCATAGCCTTATACAAGGATCGTCTGCTATTTAATATTCATAAGATGAAGGCTATGGTAGGCGATGATGTTTCCAGGTTGATGCCCCATGTAAAAACCAATAAAATGCCGAAGGTCATTGCCCTAATGATCTCCAATGGCATAACGAGGTTTAAAGCATCTACCATAGCGGAGGCCGAAATGGCCGCCCAAGAAGGAGCTCATGAGGTTTTAATAGCCCACCAATTGGTCGGCCCCAAAGTAGACCGATTTGTATCGCTTATTGAACATTATCCAAATACTGTATTCTCCACCCTTACAGATAATATAGCTTCTGCCCAAAGGCTAAATGTAGTAGCTCTGAACAATAAGCTTCGTATCGAAATTTTCATTGATATCAACAACGGCATGGACCGCTCCGGGATAGAAATGGGAGCCGGGTTGGATGAACTTTTATTGGAGGTAAATAACCTTAAAAATTTATATTTCAGAGGTTTACACGTTTATGATGGGCATTTAAGGAATAGCGACTTTCAAAAAAGAAAGGAGGAGATAGAGCATGGCCTAAAAAATGTCAATGCACTATATGCCCAATTAAAAAAGAAGGATCCAAATCGCCAGCTTATTTGTGGCGGTACACCTTCTTTTACGGCCCATCTATTGGAAGAAAGCCGTATTTGTAGTCCAGGTACTTGTTTGTTTTGGGATTGGGGATATGGCGACAAATTGGGAGAACAGGAATTTAAATATGCCGCCCTTTTAATCACCCGTGTAATTTCCAAACCTAAAAAGGGCATCATTACATTAGATCTTGGACATAAAGGGATAGCAGCGGAAAATCCTATCCAGAATCGGGTGAGAATTCTGAATCTATCTGATTATGAGCTTCTATCACAAAGTGAAGAACACGGAGTATTTAAGGTAAAGGAATGGGATAAAATAAAGGTTGGTGATGTCTTCTATGGCGTACCGTATCACATTTGCCCTACGATCAATTTATATGACGAGGCAGCGGTTATAGAGAATGGCAATAAGGTGGACACCTGGCAGATCACGGCACGCAAAAGAAAAATCAATATATAA
- a CDS encoding sodium/glutamate symporter has product MPSSFIQDLGLISILLLIGFILRNRITFLQKLFIPVSIITGLLGLLLGTNGLEFLPFSDQIGSYPGVMIAFLFGCLPFTFDIEKDKSREFKRNTVQIGGASIIILLLQWGIGLFFGLTFLSWLYPGIHTSFGAILATGFFGGHGTAAAIGESFASNLNWVEAQSLAMTSATVGIFSATMGGVIMVQWGIKKKHTSFIKNFNELPNSYKTGLIAAKDQKSIGKATFSNIAIDPLLMHLMLVVFVGFAGIFLTNITKPFLSGYTIAAFSFAFVVGLLLKALLSKLKLMQYFDPKLMSRICGLFADLIVVFGIASIKTAVVVKFAGPLLLIFVLGIALAVFLFRFMGPKLFITYWFEKSIFLWGMSLGVTAIGIALLRMVDPESKSETLPVFALGYIGVTPFEVACLVFFPILASQGFQWHFTLACLLAGVILYILIRKFNSTYKVT; this is encoded by the coding sequence ATGCCATCTAGTTTTATTCAGGATCTAGGATTAATATCCATCCTTCTTTTAATTGGTTTTATACTTAGAAATAGAATCACCTTTTTGCAAAAATTATTTATCCCTGTGAGTATTATTACAGGATTATTAGGCCTACTCTTGGGCACTAATGGGTTGGAATTTCTACCGTTTTCGGATCAAATTGGGTCTTATCCGGGAGTAATGATCGCTTTTTTGTTTGGCTGCCTGCCTTTTACCTTCGACATTGAAAAAGATAAATCAAGGGAGTTTAAAAGAAATACTGTTCAAATTGGAGGCGCATCCATTATCATTCTCTTGCTACAATGGGGAATAGGACTCTTTTTTGGGCTTACTTTTTTAAGCTGGTTGTATCCTGGAATCCACACTAGTTTTGGTGCCATCTTGGCCACAGGTTTTTTTGGTGGCCATGGAACTGCGGCAGCAATAGGGGAGTCTTTTGCCTCCAATCTGAACTGGGTAGAAGCACAATCCTTGGCAATGACAAGCGCTACGGTTGGGATATTTTCTGCAACTATGGGAGGGGTAATTATGGTGCAATGGGGCATAAAAAAGAAACATACTTCCTTTATTAAAAATTTTAACGAGTTGCCCAACAGCTATAAAACTGGACTGATAGCTGCAAAGGACCAAAAATCCATTGGGAAGGCCACATTTTCAAACATTGCCATAGATCCCTTATTAATGCATCTTATGTTAGTAGTATTTGTTGGGTTTGCTGGAATTTTTCTCACCAATATTACCAAACCTTTTTTAAGTGGTTATACCATTGCCGCCTTTTCCTTTGCTTTTGTCGTAGGGTTGCTGTTAAAGGCTCTATTATCTAAATTAAAATTAATGCAATACTTCGATCCTAAGCTGATGAGCAGAATTTGCGGGCTATTCGCAGATCTCATTGTGGTATTTGGAATTGCATCCATAAAAACAGCAGTGGTAGTTAAATTTGCCGGTCCTCTGCTGCTCATATTTGTTTTGGGTATAGCACTGGCAGTTTTTCTTTTTCGGTTTATGGGTCCAAAATTATTTATTACCTACTGGTTTGAAAAATCTATTTTTTTATGGGGCATGTCCTTAGGGGTGACTGCCATCGGAATCGCCTTATTACGGATGGTTGACCCTGAATCCAAATCCGAAACACTACCCGTTTTCGCCTTGGGTTATATTGGGGTAACCCCATTTGAGGTTGCCTGTCTCGTATTTTTTCCAATTTTGGCCAGCCAGGGTTTTCAATGGCATTTTACCCTTGCTTGCTTGCTTGCAGGAGTAATCCTTTATATCTTGATTAGGAAATTCAACAGTACCTATAAAGTAACCTAA
- a CDS encoding CocE/NonD family hydrolase — translation MNTRLNFATFCLLLYFFTFNLQAQNDILEKLNEIAITDQKVMMPMRDGVRLATDIYRPKGAAPVPIIFSRTPYNFNSWGDGEERTRTAERAYEAVKRGYAYVVQNERGRYFSEGEWDILGVPLTDGYDAFSWMKDQPWSNGKIGTLGCSSTAEWQMAVAALDHPSHAAMVPQGYGAGVGRIGDYYEQGNWYRGGVEQLLFFSWLYGVEHDKFKPRIPAGATQEDLIRISRFYDLAPENPSVDMAEALKHLPIQDILKNMNGKKEVFDKMVRRTPNHEDWYTGGLYHDKMDFGVPSFWFASWYDVSISPNLALFNHVRKNAKDQEIRDNQYLVIAPTLHCAYTRATENTIVGERSVGDARLNYEEQIYAWFDLWLKGEQNNFKEKTPRVQYYTMGSNTWQSANEWPPATTKLETYYINSKGSANSLYGDGKLTTTKPKQDMPDSFIYDPMNPVTSYGGNVCCTGNAVQGGAFDQQQMETRNDILVYTTDVLSEGVEVSGFIESTLYVSSDAKDTDFTIKLIDVYPDGTAYNLDETIQRVRYREGYDKEVFMQKGKVYKVDLTPMSTSNYFKKGHRIRIEISSSNFPRFARNLNTGGTNYDESKGVVARNKVHHSDTYPSQIRLPIKR, via the coding sequence ATGAATACACGATTGAACTTCGCTACATTTTGCTTGTTGCTTTATTTTTTTACTTTCAACCTACAGGCCCAAAATGACATACTTGAGAAACTCAATGAAATAGCAATTACTGATCAAAAAGTAATGATGCCCATGCGTGATGGTGTACGCCTGGCAACGGATATATACAGACCTAAAGGTGCAGCCCCAGTTCCCATTATCTTTTCACGGACCCCTTACAATTTCAATTCTTGGGGAGATGGGGAAGAAAGAACAAGGACAGCAGAACGGGCTTACGAGGCAGTAAAAAGGGGGTATGCATATGTAGTACAGAACGAACGTGGCAGGTACTTCTCTGAAGGGGAATGGGATATTTTGGGGGTACCGCTTACCGATGGGTATGATGCCTTTTCTTGGATGAAGGATCAACCATGGTCCAACGGAAAAATTGGCACTTTGGGCTGTAGCTCAACTGCAGAATGGCAAATGGCCGTGGCGGCTTTGGATCACCCATCACATGCAGCAATGGTTCCACAAGGATACGGGGCTGGGGTAGGACGAATAGGTGATTATTATGAACAGGGAAACTGGTATAGGGGAGGAGTAGAACAACTTTTATTCTTTTCATGGTTATATGGTGTTGAACACGATAAATTCAAACCAAGAATTCCTGCCGGAGCCACCCAAGAAGATTTAATCCGCATTTCAAGATTTTATGACCTGGCACCAGAAAATCCATCTGTGGATATGGCCGAAGCCTTGAAACACCTTCCAATCCAAGATATTTTAAAGAATATGAATGGCAAAAAAGAGGTGTTTGACAAAATGGTTCGGCGCACCCCTAACCACGAAGATTGGTATACAGGCGGACTCTATCATGACAAAATGGATTTTGGAGTTCCCAGTTTTTGGTTCGCCTCATGGTATGACGTCTCCATAAGTCCTAATTTGGCCCTTTTCAATCATGTGCGAAAAAATGCCAAAGACCAGGAAATAAGGGACAACCAGTACTTGGTCATAGCACCCACTTTACACTGTGCCTATACAAGGGCCACAGAGAATACGATTGTTGGGGAACGCAGTGTTGGAGATGCCCGCCTGAACTATGAAGAACAGATTTATGCCTGGTTTGATCTTTGGTTAAAAGGGGAACAGAACAATTTTAAAGAAAAAACCCCAAGGGTACAATACTATACCATGGGAAGCAATACTTGGCAATCGGCAAATGAATGGCCGCCGGCTACCACAAAGCTGGAAACGTACTACATCAATAGTAAAGGAAGTGCCAATAGCTTATATGGGGATGGCAAACTAACAACCACCAAGCCAAAACAGGACATGCCCGATTCATTTATTTATGATCCTATGAATCCCGTTACATCATATGGGGGCAACGTATGTTGTACAGGAAATGCAGTGCAAGGTGGAGCCTTTGACCAACAACAAATGGAAACTAGAAACGATATTTTGGTGTACACTACAGATGTTCTTTCAGAAGGGGTAGAAGTATCAGGCTTCATCGAATCCACTTTGTATGTGTCCTCTGATGCCAAGGATACCGATTTTACCATTAAACTAATAGATGTTTATCCAGACGGCACCGCCTATAATTTGGATGAGACCATTCAAAGGGTAAGGTATAGAGAAGGCTATGATAAAGAAGTGTTTATGCAAAAAGGGAAGGTATACAAGGTAGACCTAACACCTATGTCTACCAGTAATTACTTTAAAAAGGGTCATAGGATTCGAATCGAGATATCGAGTAGTAATTTTCCAAGATTTGCCCGTAATTTAAATACTGGGGGAACCAATTATGATGAATCCAAAGGGGTGGTTGCCCGTAATAAGGTGCATCATTCAGATACTTATCCATCTCAGATAAGACTACCGATCAAAAGATAA
- a CDS encoding acyl-CoA dehydrogenase family protein — translation MLSNVLLERKIYASEEHRMMRDMIQDFISNDILDQNEQWEKDGMVSRTVWERAGSLGLLCIDMPTQYGGSGLDFSYSSLFIEELAKKGFSGPGFSLHSDIVAPYLLNHGTEAQKRQYLPVMASGNLITAIGMTEPNCGSDLKAIRTTAVDKGDHYLVNGQKTFITNGYLSDMAVVAVKTYPGKEKEGVSLLIMESKWDGFEKGIPFKKIGMKAQDTCELFFDNVKVPKENLLGREGEGFKIMMQELARERLTVAVTAIGNAEGALMDTIDYTSTRTAFKKPIAAFQNTQFKLAECATKLQVHQAFIDRCIQMVPTHELTAESASMAKYSATEMCGVVVDECLQLFGGYGYMWDYPIARMYADNRVARIYAGTNEIMKLLIARGLFRELFLQMKEDGKKIKNRDKGTSQSQ, via the coding sequence ATGTTATCAAATGTACTTTTAGAACGAAAAATATATGCATCGGAAGAGCACCGTATGATGCGCGATATGATCCAAGATTTTATCTCCAATGATATTTTGGATCAGAACGAGCAATGGGAAAAGGATGGAATGGTTAGTCGGACTGTATGGGAACGTGCCGGTTCCTTGGGTCTTCTTTGTATTGATATGCCTACCCAATATGGGGGAAGCGGCCTTGATTTCAGCTATAGCTCCCTTTTTATTGAAGAATTGGCAAAAAAAGGATTCAGTGGCCCTGGATTTTCCCTTCATTCAGACATTGTAGCTCCCTACTTACTAAATCATGGTACCGAAGCCCAAAAGCGGCAATACCTACCTGTTATGGCAAGCGGAAACCTAATTACTGCCATAGGGATGACAGAACCCAATTGTGGGAGCGACCTGAAAGCCATACGCACCACTGCTGTTGACAAAGGTGACCATTACTTGGTCAATGGACAAAAAACCTTTATTACCAATGGCTACCTGAGCGACATGGCCGTGGTAGCGGTAAAAACCTACCCAGGAAAAGAAAAGGAAGGGGTTTCCCTCTTGATTATGGAAAGTAAATGGGATGGCTTTGAAAAAGGAATTCCTTTTAAAAAGATTGGGATGAAAGCCCAGGATACCTGCGAGCTCTTCTTCGATAACGTAAAAGTACCCAAAGAAAACCTCTTAGGGAGGGAAGGGGAAGGATTTAAGATTATGATGCAGGAGTTGGCAAGGGAACGTTTAACGGTAGCGGTAACGGCCATAGGCAATGCAGAGGGTGCCTTAATGGATACCATTGATTATACGTCTACCAGGACCGCTTTTAAAAAGCCAATCGCCGCCTTCCAGAACACCCAATTTAAGTTGGCCGAATGTGCGACAAAACTTCAAGTACACCAAGCATTTATAGATCGTTGCATCCAAATGGTGCCAACACATGAACTAACAGCAGAAAGTGCCTCCATGGCCAAGTATTCGGCCACAGAAATGTGTGGGGTGGTGGTAGATGAATGTCTACAATTATTTGGTGGATATGGATATATGTGGGATTATCCCATCGCTAGAATGTATGCCGATAATAGGGTGGCAAGGATCTATGCAGGCACCAATGAGATCATGAAACTGTTGATAGCCCGTGGCCTGTTCAGAGAATTGTTCCTGCAGATGAAGGAAGACGGCAAAAAAATTAAAAATAGGGATAAGGGAACTAGCCAATCCCAGTAA